Proteins from a genomic interval of Zingiber officinale cultivar Zhangliang chromosome 1B, Zo_v1.1, whole genome shotgun sequence:
- the LOC121988647 gene encoding serpin-ZXA-like encodes MDLGESIARQTSFAIRLSMHVGAAVASDCNLVSSPLSVHLVLALVAAGSKGRTLDEILSLLGLSSGKLADLNSLSSQIVSLVLADGSPSGGPRVSFANGVFVDSSVTLKPSFNDIVANTFKAEVKAVDFRTKADVVADEINAWVENVTSNLIKELLPPGSVDSDTRLVLGNALYFKGSWTEKFDTSKTLNSEFYLLNGTSVEVAFMTSRKKQFLASYEGFKVLRLPYKQGEDKRSFSMYIFLPDAKDGLWSLEEKLNSESELLTRFLPMQKVEVNKFKLPKFKISFGFEASAVLKSLGLLSPFSGDADLSEMMDSPIGHSLYVSSIFHKSFIEVNEEGTEAAAASAAVVQLRSMPLRMDFDADHPFMFLIREDMTGVLLFTGHVLNPSIE; translated from the exons ATGGACCTGGGGGAGTCGATCGCTCGCCAAACCTCCTTCGCCATCCGCCTCTCGATGCACGTCGGCGCGGCCGTCGCCTCCGACTGCAACCTCGTGTCCTCCCCGCTTTCCGTCCATCTCGTCCTCGCCCTCGTTGCCGCCGGCTCCAAGGGCCGTACGCTCGATGAAATCCTCTCCTTACTCGGCCTCAGCTCTGGAAAACTAGCCGATCTCAACTCCCTCTCCTCGCAGATCGTCTCCCTCGTCCTTGCCGACGGGTCGCCGAGCGGTGGGCCGAGGGTTTCGTTCGCCAATGGAGTCTTCGTTGACTCCTCGGTGACGCTGAAGCCGTCCTTTAACGATATCGTCGCCAATACGTTTAAGGCGGAGGTCAAAGCAGTAGATTTCCGAACCAAG GCTGATGTGGTAGCAGATGAAATTAACGCCTGGGTTGAAAATGTTACTTCAAACTTGATCAAAGAGCTCCTTCCTCCCGGATCTGTCGACAGTGACACTAGATTGGTCCTGGGGAATGCACTCTACTTCAAAGGATCCTGGACTGAAAAGTTTGATACATCTAAGACATTAAACTCTGAATTCTACCTGCTGAATGGAACATCTGTCGAAGTGGCTTTCATGACTAGTAGGAAAAAACAGTTTCTGGCCTCATACGAAGGATTCAAGGTTCTCAGGCTTCCCTATAAACAAGGTGAAGATAAAAGGTCATTCTCTATGTATATCTTTTTGCCAGACGCCAAAGATGGTCTATGGAGTTTGGAGGAGAAGTTAAACAGCGAATCTGAGCTCTTAACACGTTTTCTTCCGATGCAAAAGGTTGAAGTGAACAAATTCAAGCTGCCCAAATTCAAGATATCATTTGGTTTTGAAGCGTCTGCAGTGTTGAAAAGCTTGGGTCTTTTATCACCTTTCAGTGGAGATGCAGATTTGTCAGAAATGATGGATTCGCCTATTGGACACAGCCTCTATGTATCATCAATTTTCCACAAATCCTTCATTGAAGTCAATGAAGAAGGAACAGAAGCAGCAGCTGCATCTGCTGCAGTTGTGCAGCTGAGGTCAATGCCATTACGCATGGACTTTGATGCTGATCACCCATTTATGTTTCTGATCAGAGAAGACATGACAGGAGTACTGCTGTTCACTGGGCATGTTCTTAATCCATCAATTGAGTAA